In Phaseolus vulgaris cultivar G19833 chromosome 10, P. vulgaris v2.0, whole genome shotgun sequence, a single genomic region encodes these proteins:
- the LOC137818546 gene encoding protein HOTHEAD-like: MMHTQTKANESKPLIGWEEAASSEREKDCVFSGPSDSMASVGALRFLFCLALCLCNFLPSCQGSSHWHENKYPFIRNASSFSSPSISTTTSNNVYDYIILGGGTAGCPLAATLSQNYSVLVLERGGVPFTNPNVSFLENFHITLADISPTSASQYFISTDGVYNSRARVLGGGSSINAGFYTRANPSFIEKVGWDAKLVNQSYPWVEKQIVHRPTFSPYQRAVRDSLLDSGVSPFNGFTYDHLYGTKVGGTIFDRFGRRHTAAELLASGNHEKLTVLVYATVQKIVFDTKGKKPKAVGVIFQDENGKQHEAILANDRHSEVIMSTGAIGTPQLLMLSGIGPKEELQKLNIPVVLDNQFVGKGMVDNPMNTMFVPSKRPVHQSLIETVGITKMGVYIEASSGFSQSNDSIHCHHGIMSAEIGQLSTIPPKQRSPEAVQEFVKNKRDLPIEAFKGGFILSKVANPWSVGELKLVNTNVKDNPAVTFNYFSHPYDLERCVKGIRLAIKVVQSKHFTNYTMCDKKTAEELLNLTVKANVNFIPKHVKDTKSLKQFCKDTVITIWHYHGGCHVGKVVNPDYMVLGVDRLRVVDGSTFDESPGTNPQATVMMMGRYMGLKILRDRLGKLAGI, from the exons atgATGCACACACAAACCAAGGCCAATGAGAGCAAGCCACTTATAGGTTGGGAAGAAGCAGCTTCttcagagagagagaaagattgTGTTTTTTCTGGGCCCTCAGATTCCATGGCTTCAGTTGGTGCACTCAGATTCTTGTTCTGCCTTGCTCTATGCCTCTGCAACTTTCTACCCTCTTGTCAAG GTAGTAGTCACTGGCATGAAAATAAATACCCTTTTATCAGAAATGCAAGCTCCTTCTCATCACCATCAATTTCAACTACCACCTCCAATAATGTCTATGACTACATAATATTGGGAGGTGGCACAGCAGGGTGTCCTCTGGCTGCAACTCTCTCTCAGAATTACAGTGTTCTGGTGCTTGAAAGAGGTGGTGTTCCCTTCACCAACCCCAATGTTTCATTTCTTGAGAACTTCCACATTACCTTGGCAGACATTTCTCCAACTTCAGCTTCTCAATACTTCATTTCAACTGATGGAGTCTACAATTCAAGGGCCAGGGTCCTAGGAGGTGGCAGTTCTATCAATGCTGGTTTCTACACTAGAGCAAATCCAAG TTTTATTGAGAAGGTGGGATGGGATGCCAAGCTAGTAAATCAGTCATATCCATGggttgaaaaacaaattgttCACCGTCCAACGTTTTCACCTTATCAAAGAGCAGTGAGGGATAGTCTTCTAGACTCTGGTGTGTCACCTTTTAATGGCTTCACCTATGATCATCTCTACGGAACAAAAGTTGGTGGAACCATTTTTGACAGATTTGGCCGCCGTCACACGGCTGCTGAACTGCTTGCTTCAGGCAACCATGAAAAGCTTACTGTTTTGGTCTATGCCACTGTTCAAAAGATTGTGTTTGATACAAAAG GAAAGAAACCAAAAGCTGTAGGGGTTATTTTCCAAGATGAAAATGGGAAACAGCATGAAGCTATTCTGGCAAATGATAGGCATAGTGAAGTTATAATGTCTACTGGGGCAATTGGGACTCCTCAGTTGCTAATGCTTAGTGGAATTGGACCAAAAGAAGAACTCCAGAAGTTGAACATCCCAGTGGTCCTTGACAACCAGTTTGTTGGGAAAGGAATGGTAGACAATCCCATGAACACAATGTTTGTTCCTTCTAAAAGACCAGTTCATCAGTCACTCATAGAAACTGTTGGGATCACCAAGATGGGTGTGTACATTGAGGCTAGCAGTGGGTTTAGTCAGTCTAATGATAGCATTCATTGCCACCATGGTATCATGTCAGCCGAG ATTGGGCAGTTGTCTACAATCCCTCCTAAGCAAAGATCACCAGAAGCTGTTCAAGAATTTGTCAAGAACAAGAGAGACCTACCGATTGAAGCATTTAAGGGAGGCTTTATTTTGTCAAAAGTTGCCAATCCTTGGTCAGTTGGTGAGCTCAAGCTGGTCAACACCAATGTGAAAGACAACCCTGCTGTTACCTTCAACTACTTCAGTCATCCATATGATCTTGAGCGCTGCGTCAAGGGGATCCGTTTGGCCATTAAGGTTGTCCAGTCAAAACATTTCACAAACTACACTATGTGTGACAAAAAAACAGCAGAGGAACTGCTCAACCTCACTGTGAAGGCTAATGTCAACTTCATACCCAAGCATGTGAAAGACACAAAGTCACTAAAGCAGTTTTGCAAAGACACTGTGATCACAATTTGGCACTACCATGGAGGGTGCCATGTGGGGAAGGTAGTCAACCCTGATTACATGGTCCTTGGTGTTGACAGACTCCGTGTGGTAGATGGCTCAACATTTGATGAATCACCAGGAACAAATCCTCAAGCCACTGTTATGATGATGGGCAG GTACATGGGACTGAAGATTTTGAGAGACAGGTTGGGGAAATTGGCAGGTATATGA
- the LOC137818547 gene encoding protein ROOT HAIR DEFECTIVE 3 homolog 1-like: protein MANSESCCSTQLIDGDGTFNISGVESFMKEVKLAECGLSYAVVSIMGPQSSGKSTLLNNLFRTNFREMDAFKGRSQTTKGIWMAKCTGIEPCTLVMDLEGTDGRERGEDDTAFEKQSALFALAVSDIVLINMWCHDIGREQAANKPLLKTVFQVMMRLFSPRKTTLLFVIRDKTRTPLENLEPVLREDIQKIWDSVPKPQAHKETPLSEFFNVEVVALSSYEEKEEQFKEQVASLRQRFQHSIAPGGLAGDRRGVVPASGFSFSSEHIWKVIKENKDLDLPAHKVMVATVRCEEITNEKYTSFAAHEDWCQLEEAVQSGPVPGFGRKLSSLLGTCLSEYDAEATYFDEGVRSSKQKQLQEKLFQLVQPAFQSALGHIRSGTLDKFKVAFDKALNGGEGFSVAANNCSASCMVQFDEACVDIVIEQTNWDTSKVRDKLLRDIEAHVATVRAAKISELTSSYEEKLKHALSGPVEALLDGASSDTWSSIRNLLTRETVSAVSGFSAALTGFDMDEETRLKMLKSLEDYARGLVEGKAREEVGRVLIRMKDRFTMLFSHDADSMPRVWTGKEDIRAITKTARSASLKLLSVMAAIRLDDDDSDNIEKVLAVALVEPSPSSNGTRSMTTVDPLASSSWEEVSSSKTLITPVQCKSLWRQFKTETEYSVSQAISAQEANKRNNNWLPPPWAIAALVILGFNEFMTLLRNPLYLGVIFVGYLLAKALWVQLDISGEFRNGALPAIISLSTKFVPTIMNLMKKLAEEGQNHATNNPQRSPTKNSYNETHGVSSSTSSNLTALDNGTEYASPVKDE from the exons CAAATAGTGAGTCTTGTTGTTCAACTCAGCTTATTGATGGAGATGGTACATTCAATATTTCTGGGGTTGAAAGCTTTATGAAGGAGGTGAAGTTGGCTGAATGTGGGCTTTCGTATGCTGTAGTTTCTATAATGGGTCCACAAAGCAGTG GCAAGAGCACactattaaataatttgttccGTACCAACTTCAGAGAGATGGATGCTTTCAAGGGAAG GTCTCAAACAACCAAAGGAATCTGGATGGCTAAATGCACCGGCATAGAGCCTTGTACACTTGTTATGGATTTGGAGGGTACTGATGGAAGAGAACGCGGAGAG GATGACACTGCTTTTGAAAAGCAGAGTGCTCTATTTGCTCTTGCTGTATCAGATATTGTGTTAATAAACAT GTGGTGCCATGACATTGGCCGTGAGCAAGCTGCAAATAAGCCACTGTTGAAAACTGTCTTTCAA GTCATGATGAGATTGTTTAGTCCACGAAAAACAACACTGTTGTTTGTCATACGGGATAAAACAAGG ACGCCACTTGAAAATTTAGAACCTGTTTTGCGGGAAGATATTCAGAAG ATATGGGACTCTGTTCCTAAACCACAGGCCCACAAGGAAACCCCATTAAGTGAATTTTTCAAC GTTGAAGTTGTTGCACTTTCTAGttatgaagaaaaggaagagcaATTTAAAGAGCAG GTTGCCAGTTTGCGGCAACGATTCCAGCATTCCATTGCTCCTGGTGGGCTTGCAGGGGATCGGCGGGGAGTAGTTCCTGCTTCTGGTTTTTCATTTAGTTCTGAGCATATATGGAAAGTCATTAAGGAGAACAAAGATCTCGACCTTCCTGCACATAAG GTTATGGTTGCTACTGTACGATGTGAAGAAATCACCAATGAGAAATATACCTCTTTTGCAGCACATGAG GATTGGTGTCAACTGGAAGAGGCTGTCCAATCTGGCCCTGTTCCTGGATTTGGGAGAAAGCTCAGTTCACTGCTTGGTACTTGTTTATCAGA GTATGATGCTGAAGCCACCTATTTTGATGAAGGTGTGAGATCTTCCAAACAAAAGCAACTCCAAGAAAAATTGTTCCAA CTTGTCCAACCAGCATTCCAATCTGCGTTGGGACATATAAGATCTGGCACTTTGGATAAATTCAAGGTGGCATTTGACAAGGCTCTGAATGGAGGGGAAGGGTTTTCTGTGGCTGCTAATAATTGCAGTGCGTCTTGTATGGTTCAATTTGATGAAGCATGTGTAg ATATTGTTATTGAACAAACAAACTGGGATACATCTAAAGTGCGAGATAAATTGCTGCGGGATATTGAAGCACATGTTGCAACTGTGCGTGCAGCCAAGATTTCTGAACTTACTTCATCATATGAG GAAAAACTTAAACACGCTTTGTCTGGACCTGTCGAAGCTCTTTTGGACGGAGCTAGTAGTGATACTTGGTCATCAATAAGGAACCTTCTTACGCGTGAGACTGTATCAGCTGTTTCAGGGTTCTCTGCTGCACTTACTGGGTTTGATATGGATGAAGAAACAAGACTGAAAATGCTTAAAAGTTTAGAGGATTATGCAAGAGGTCTGGTAGAAGGAAAGGCCAGAGAAGAAGTAGGAAGAGTTCTAATCCGCATGAAGGACAG GTTTACAATGTTGTTTAGTCATGATGCTGATTCAATGCCTCGTGTTTGGACTGGTAAAGAAGATATACGAGCCATCACCAAGACTGCTCGATCTGCT TCATTGAAGTTGCTATCTGTAATGGCTGCAATTCGTTTGGATGATGATGACTCTGACAATATTGAGAAAGTGTTAGCAGTTGCTTTGGTGGAACCATCACCAAGTAGTAATGGTACAAGGAGCATGACAACGGTTGATCCACTAGCTTCTAGTAGCTGGGAAGAG GTTTCATCCTCTAAAACATTGATTACGCCTGTCCAGTGCAAGTCTTTGTGGAGGCAATTCAAGACAGAGACAGAGTACAGTGTCTCTCAAGCCATTTCTGCACAG GAAGCAAACAAGCGCAACAACAACTGGTTACCCCCCCCTTGGGCGATAGCTGCTTTGGTTATCCTAGGATTTAATGAATTTATGACACTTCTAAG AAATCCCTTGTATTTGGGTGTCATCTTTGTTGGTTATCTTCTTGCTAAAGCCCTGTGGGTGCAGCTTGACATTTCGGGTGAATTTCGCAACGGAGCT cTTCCGGCAATCATATCCTTGTCTACCAAGTTTGTTCCAACCATCATGAACCTTATGAAAAAACTAGCAGAGGAGGGACAAAACCATGCAACTAACAATCCTCAGAGATCCCCAACAAAAAACAGTTACAATGAGACTCACGGCGTCTCGTCGAGCACGTCATCTAACCTGACTGCATTGGACAACGGAACCGAGTATGCCAGTCCAGTTAAAGATGAGTAG